From Branchiostoma floridae strain S238N-H82 chromosome 5, Bfl_VNyyK, whole genome shotgun sequence:
ATAATACATTTCAGAGAACGTACGTTTTCAAATGGAGCATTACCTCTAACATGCATGATGCAAAACTGCCTCCCATAGAAAAATGCTTTATCCCTAGCCCCTTGCGTTGAGATGACAAGCTGTGAGGGCCCACTATGGCTAACCCGTAATAAGCCATATCGTGAACCTGAATGTGTGGAGCTCTTACCCTGTGGTTGGTTTCTCTGGCTGGACCCCTTGGCGCATGCGCAGCAGCAGAGGACACACGCCACAATGACGATGATGATCAAGACGATGCATCCCACAATTATGCCGATGATGGCGCCGATACTGTTACGACATAGGACATGTTTCAGGTTATGAGTTCTTCACTATGAAAAGCACTTTCCGTGTCATAATAAAACTCCTCAGAAAATGACAACAGTGTTAGAAATCCTGTATGAGACGAATTCTGAGCTCTTAATTCGTCAACATTTCGAACATGTAACTCATCATGTATCACAAGGTAACAAATTACAATTGGATAAAATTTGGAAAAGGTCAGATCTTTCAGACAGCAACgtaacgtctgaccgtttccaaattttATCAAGATAATTGAGAAACTATTACCTTGCATATCGAATTatctggatatctaaccttaaAATCagatttgcttgtttgtttgtatatttgtggGTCAGCCATCACCAGCTTATATAGCCTGCCTAGGCTGGCCCAGTGTAATgatttattgtcattttcaataaataaaaaactaaccttcatcgaccttCCTCATGTATCTCTCACATACATGATTTTTGCGAAATGAAAATGTACCCGAATACtaccactgcagtaccaaggcgaGCCGCTAGATGGCGCAACAGAGCCCGGTTTTTGTCACACCCCATCAACACACCAAGtctgaaaccaattcacccagtCGCTCTTGAGTTATCTtattgacacacacacagatgctaGTGGAAACATAACCTctatagatatttcatggaggttataacattttggaacacaacatgcaaaaCTCCGGAAGCACCGGTAGGAGGCACTGCAGACATGTGCAGTGTGCAGAGGACAACACTTTGGCCAGTTTGGGAAAGACGACAAGGGACAAGAAGAAGTGTCTAGGTAAATATTGCAAGTGCTTGTCTTGCTCGTCTATTGTACTGCCTCCTTCCGTTAAttgttgtacagtcaaacctgcccaagacgaccacccgggggaccggaaaaaagcggtcgatttggacaggtggtcgctgagaagagtatcgactcaaaacatgctcgatgcaaagtataaatggttgccgttgtttaatggcaaatagcaagcacactgcacgcacgcaaagaagcgaggtctttaatatCAAATACAACActcacactgtaaactgtaaatttaaccccaaaatccgacgcaaactggccgatttcggcacaaaatcgcgctaattatcatcaaaaatcgatgaaaacctcaatcttgaaaatgatgcggtcgttataggtcccaatttgggccggtcgcggtcgcgttggccaggtggtcgttgagaaaaggtcgcttaatgcttacgtcaatgggaaaataaatcgggaccgagaaaaagcggtcgaaatggccaggtggtcgctgagaagaggtggtcgggcaggtttgactgtaattgatTGTGTGAAATATACAAATTGGCAAAAATTACCCGAGTCGCAGTGCACTGCTGACGGCGTTGCCCCAGTGATCAGAACAAGATGAGGTGTCATCACCGTCCCAGCAGTCGTCACAACAGTCAGTTCCACTTTTACAGCAGTAGATGTCGTCATTATCATCAATGCCGTACGGCCGCGGGCAGGAGAATGTGGTGATACCGCCATAAGTCCGACATTGCTCTCCAGCAACAACTGTACACCAATAAAGAAACAACGTTACGTAGTAAACTTTTCAGCAATACTAAGGAATCCCTTTGTCCTTTCCCCCTCATCTGTATGCATCttcatatatctatatatctatatctaaattttatatCTGTACATCTATCTATGTATATAGATCTGGGACTACGAACAGTGACTTGTTGGGGTCTATTTCTACTATGAAAATCATTTGCATTTGGCACTGAAACCACAAGGTGTTATGTTGTACTGTTTACCCCTGGGTTGTTTTACCGTACATAACATTCCAGGGTGAAAGTCTTGGACTGAAACCCGTTCTGCAACTTTTGTCTGACGCCCCCACTTTACAAAGGACACGAGGACTCTAAACTATTGTTTAGTGACCTTTATGTAGGAATTAGCTGTGCCAGGTTGAGACAGCACGTCTTTATGTGTGTTGTATATGCATAGGGAACATAttattaaatatagaaaccgggagattccaaaaaatccctatcgaccagagagtttgtccattctgtccagagttaattgaagacgaatatcactttatgattgtatgtcccaaatattctgaaatacgcaattctctatacagaaggttgtcattttacacaaggatttatctcaatggacctgaagtgcaaattcaaatacatcatgacatgtgacaatccctgcatggcagatataggaaaatatatcaaagaaggtttggatattagaaactcctcaactgattgtaaaagcttccaatgattgtaagaagcttatcccatactacaactcctgtattagttagttaagctatagaactgtagttatgtagatgccatactttgtacctcgtacaattgttgtgcaataaagttatctttcttTTATTATTTCGGTACGTAGGTCCACCTCAGTGACTTCTACTCTTAACAAATTTAAACATTCACATCAACAGCAAATACTGGGATTCAAAATATGCTTAAAAGAATTTAAAGCCGTGATGAAGCTTGTCCAATTTTTGTAGGTTGTATGTACCTgggagctacatgtacatgaatattaCAAGGAATGGGCTTGTTACCAGCTCGAAGATTAATCTCAGCACCAAAGAAAACATTGTTGTCATTGAGGATTCGTTCAGAAATGTCTTGCCTGCTTTTAACAATAGGACCAACGTTGTGATTATGACTTCCTCCGAAATGTTTCCTTGTAATTGTTGACACGTCTATACTTCTGTTCGAGATGTATCGATCGCGACCTAGCGATATCTTCACGAAATCCTGACACTAACACTGTACTGGCATCTTGATAACATGCCAAAATAACTCGGTCCTTTTTACACATTTCACGGTTGGCGGAGATTCATTTACTGATATTTTCCTTTCCACACCCAGTCGATCTATGACTACTTGGTAAGCGTCACGTATGCCTGTTGACTACTTACCTGTTGTCCAGATAGTGACCAACAAAACTAAACTGACGGCAATCCGGCCCATGGTCAGTCTTCTCTTGGCCAGGGGAGAAAAAAAGTAACGTTTCAAGATCAACTTTCTAGTGGGCCTCGGCTAGATCGTGCGTCCGGTGGTAGTTTAGAATGACGCAGTGTGTTTAGAAGGCGAGATTCCGTGAAAGGGTTCGGCAGTTTGAAACACCTCAGGCGAAATAAACGTCATCATCTTCTCGATGAGGAAACATCGGGTTAAAGTTCATACACGTGCACCAACCAACCGAGGTAGACGAAATACGTTTCCGCCTTTCAAAATTTATTGTATGGAACTTTTGACAGCTATTGAATTAAAGACTTATACACCAGTTGATTGTTGTATGGTTAATAAATGATTTTTACCACTCTACTGCATTTATGTAGGGTTACTCTGCTGAATCATTACCCAAGTAGATCTTTCGGGGTGACAAGATTAGAATAGAGTGCATGCTTTATCGTGATATAGCATAGAATATCAACAAGTCTGAAcgtagagctggctccatggagctattagtacaactcCTTCTTCATATATGTGGAACACCACTATGAACTACTATTCAAGATGATTTTTTCGAATTCTGGTATATAAGGCACATTTTTCTGCCGTATATATAAGACACATTCTTTTACTAGCCATAAATACCTTTCCAGGTATTATATGTAGTATccatatatgaaaaataaatagataaatgaaaaaaaaaaatacctttccAGGTGGCAACAATTACCTAATGGCAAGAATTACCAATAATTAGAACTTTCCAAATGTTTTAATAAGCCCATTGAAATATCTCAGATAACAACAATCATTCTACGTATCTCACTCTCTTCtaaacttttaaaagaaatcATAGTATTTTGTTCAACATGCCCTTGACAATTTCAGAGAGACTGAAAAAACATGTTACTACATAATTGATAAAATGACTTTAGATATAGGTATTTCATCATCTACATATATGTAGAATTAATGTACATGGTATCGCCGAGATGACTAATAATGATATAACTGCAGAATAACGTATAAAAGACATGGAGAACATACATGAATTCAGTATATTTCAGTAAAGAAAACATATCAACTCTTCAGATATCGAGCAGATAATTGATCAATCTTATCGATATTAATCATGATATCAAATTTACCTATTGTTTCAGCACTGTAAGAATACAGATAAGTGAGTGCACATTTTATCATACCAGCTATTAACAAAGTTATAGATTGTAGTTTATTATTTTTCACTTCCACTATCCGTCCAGGTATCAGATGTAGTAAAATGCTGCATATGTCGATAATTTGAGAAGAATCATTCATAACCGCATGGTTTAAGACCTCCATTCTTCTTTATTGTCGGACCAAAACGTTGTGTTACTTGTGATTCTTTCCTAAACCTTGGGTGGGTAGGCTGGATTCTGGGGGTAGGCTGGGGGTTGTCCACCCGGGTACTGCGGGTAGGCAGGAGGCTGTGCAGGGGGGTACTGGGGATACTGACCCGGTGGATACTGCACGGGCTGGGCAGCAGGAGCCATTTGGACAGCTGTGGGGCAAAAGTAATGCCATATTGTTATGCCACAAGAATGACCCAAATGAAATCACAATAAGGTAGGCAATACAAGAAAGGATTTACGAACACAATGTTTTAAGCATTACAATTAAATGTAGAAAGCATTGAAAGATATCTAGAGGGGGGGGAGCATGTCTTACATTTGGGCGAGATGTCATGTACGCTAGATAATACATTTCAGAGAAAGTACGTTCTCAAATGGAACATCACCCCTAATAACATGCATTATGTACAACTGTCTCCCATAGGACATGTAAAAAATCCCCAGCCCCTTGCGTTGAGATGACAAGCTGTGAGGGCCCACTTTGGCTAACCCGTAATAAGCCATATCATGAACCTGAATGTGTGGAGCTTACCCTGTGGCTGTGGTTGGTTTCTCTGGCTGGACCCCTTGGCGCATGCGCAGCAGCAGAGGACACACGCCACAATGACGATGATGATCAAGACGATACATCCCACAATTATGCCGATGATGGCGCCGATACTGTTACGACATAGGATAATTACGTTTCAGGTTATGAGTTCCTCACTATGGAAAACAATTTCCCTGTCATAATAAAATTCCCCAGAACCAATAGTATTCAATTAAAATGACAACAGTACTAGCAATCCTGTATGACACGAATTCTGAGCTCTTCATTCGTCTAAATGTTAAACATCATCATTTAACTCATCAGGTATCGTAAGCTAACAACGGGATaaaatttggaaacggtctgacCTTTCAGACAgcaacgtctgaccgtttctaaattGTGTAACAGATACATTGCGTATAtcattacctagatgtctaccCTTCTTTCTTGTATTGCTAATAACGTAATTGAATTTTTTGGCAAAGTAAAAAAGTACCCGAGTCGAACGGCTTTGCCAAAGGCGTCACCCACGTCACCGATGTTGACCCCGGTACAGGTGGAGGTGTCCACGATGGATTTCCAACAGTTGTCACAGCACTTGTTCCCCTCGCAGCAGTATTTCTCATCGGAATCGTCAAAAGACGGAAACGGGCGTGGGCAGTTGAAACTGGTGAAGCCAGACCCACATCGCTGTCCAGCATGGACTGATGAGAAGAGAAGAAAGTGTTATCAGAGTATGGTTAAGATAAGAGAGTTAGATTCATTATCATGTACATCAGTCTCTCTACCTCAGTGAacaattgtacatacatatacatccaACATCCAACTCTTTTCCACCCCTTTTCCCAATTTATTGTTCCATATACTTTCAATCTCTCAATCTCACCTTACAAGTGTTGGATTTATGCCACCTACCGACGGGTTCTAAAACAACACATTCAAAGCGGACAAGCTAACAAATTCCGAAAGTATTGATCATTTCCGCGAAACGATTCTACAACAGTATGATATCGTGTAGCACATTATAAGTATAAGGATATCAGAGTAAACAAATATATCTAGGCATTGGTATACACAAAAGATTTCGTTGCATATAATTAATATAACATGAACTGTGAACGTACATAGAGGATGACATCAAAATGTAATGGGCTACGAACAGCGATTTGTTGCGTTCTGATTTTactgtaaaatcatttttgaaaATTGGCATTCAAACCACCAGATTTTAAGCCTAACCGTCCATGTCTATGCTTCTCTTGAATGTCTTATTTTGACAGATTTCTAACATATGTTGTACTGTTTACACCTGGGTTGTCTTACAGTATAGAACATTCCAGGTGATGACACACATTAAAGTCTTGAAGAAACCCGTTCTACAACTTTTGTCTGACGCCCCACCTAGTAAAGGACGCGAAGACTGTAAACTTTTGTTTAGTCACCTTTATGTAGGAATTATCTGTACCAGACTCGAGACTTCACGTCTTTATGTGTCGTGTTTGCATAAGGAAATGTTATTTCGGTACGTAGGTCCACCTCATTGACTAGTACTTTTTACTTAATTACTCATTCAAATTAATGGCAAATACTGGAATACAAAAATATGCTGAAATTCTTTAAAGCTGTGGCGAATGTTGTCCATTTATGTAGGTTGTAGACGTGCAtgtgagctacatgtacattgatattACAAATAAATTGGCTTGTTACCAGCTAGAAGATTAATCTAAGCACTAAAGAAAACGAGGATTCGTTCAGAAATGTCTTGTCGGCTTTCATTACAATGGGACCAACGTTCTGATTACGACTTCCTCCGAAATGTCCCCTTGTAACTTAACTGTTAACGTGTCTATAGTTCTGCTAGGGGTGTATCGAACGGCAGACTAGCGATATCTTCATGAAATCCTGACACTAACACTGTACATGGTATCTAACTAACATTCCAAAATAACTCGGTCATCTTTACACTGTTCACAGTTGGAGGagattcatttattttcctTTCCACACCCAGTTGATCTGTGACAACTTACACGTATATGCACTTTATACACTTACCTGTTGTCCAGATAGTGACCAACAAAACTAAAACGGCAATCCGGCACATGGTCAGTCTTCTCTTGATCACGAGATAAGAAGGTAACGTTTGGCACTTTCTACGGCCCCAGTTAGATCGTACGTCCAGTGGTAGTTTAGAATGACGCAGTGTGTGAAGAAGGCCGTGAAAGATTCCGTGAAAGGGTTCGGCAGTTTGAAACACCTCAGGCGAAAAAACGTCATCGTTTTCACAATTAATGAGGAAACATCGGGTCAAAGTTCACAGGTGCACAAACCACCCGATGTAGAAGCAATGCGTTTCCGCCTTTCGATATTTATTGCATGGTAAgtttaaaaattttaaaaccattgAAATTGGAGACTGTTGAGTGTTGTACGGTTAACAAAAATTCTTTACCGCTCTACTACATTTCTGTAGGCTTACTCCACTGAATTATTACCCAAGTAAATCTTTCTAGATGACAAAATCAGAATATAGTGCATGCTTTATCGTAATATCATAGAATATCAACATTCagaattttttggccattgatATCTTCTAAAACACCACGTTATCAAATCAAATATACTAGATGCTCCTGTTTTGTCTTGAATAAATACGTTGCGTGACacaagaaaaaacggtcgaAAGTTAGTCTGCCTTTCTGTTGGCCCTGGTCATTAATCAACTAACATAACTGCTAGGTAATGAGCTATCATAAAGACATTCATCTTCTGACAAAACATATAGTGATATCATGTGATACTTTGTATTATTGTGTTATGAAATGATGTAACTATGACTTTATTACCATTGTACAATCAGGTTACAATGATCAGTCTAGTACATTACTAGTTTGTAAGAAAGGTTTGTAAAAATGCCCATTTCATACATGCAATGTTTGTTATTTGTTGTGGTTACTATATCTTGGCCGCCGCGTATCCCCCGTCCTGTGGATAGGCTGGATCTGACAGTGGAGGGTACGGGCCCGCAGTCTGGGGGTATGCAGGAGGGGGGTACTGTCCACCTGCAGGGGGGTACTGACCACCTGGAGGGGGGTACTGCCCGGCCGGATGAGCCACTGGGACCATCTGCTGACCTAAAACACAAGGGATGACATTCAACAGAACAATCCTTTCTGATCCATTTGGGAACCATATACTGGACCATCTGCACATTGCATTACATTCCTtgcaaccaaggagctttgatGAAAGCTCCTATTGAAAGCTTGTTGCAACGTACATCACTTGTGAGAACTTGAGACGGTCTCACCCCAGATGTAACATTAGTAAACACGTTAGACGTATATGACTTATACATAGTAATTCAGAATAATAAAAGTTGCTTTTTTGCtgtacattttttaaatctaaatcACATTGTTGTAAATTTCGGAGATAACTTTGAGTGTATTTGTTGTTTGAATTATTTCTACCTTGTGCTCTCGGGCGACTTTGCTGCTTGCTCATGTAGATGCAGCAGCACACACAGGccacgatgatgatgactataCCGACTATAACGGCCACCGCGATGCCGATTATGGCACCGATGCTAAGAAAAGTATATCAAATGAGTCCATGTTAAGCAAACAAACGAACAAGCAAACACAGAGCAAATATATCGTCTTTGTGTTATTAATATGTTATAATTCATACAGTTTGCCCGACCGCAAATATACCTTTGCTATACCTTACTTAGTAAACCCTGGTCATTTTTGATGGCATTAATAACATCGATTGATTGAGTACTCGTAATTGAATGATGAAACAACCTGATAGACCACTACATGAAGAACTAGGAAGCACCGCTAGGACGCATTGCAGACACAGGCAGCAGTGTGTATGGATAGGACAGAACTTTGTGAAAAGgaaaaatgtataaacattgcTTGTGCTTCCTTCTTCCGTAAATTGCTCATTGTATGATATATAGATATTGGAAAATACCCGAGTTGCAGCGCCTTGCCGGCGACATTGCCCCAGTGGCCGGTACAAGCCGAGGTGTCGACATCAGACTCCCAACAGTCGTCACAACAGTCATTATCACAGCAGTAGATGTCGTCATTGTCGTCAATCAACGGCCTTGGGCAGTTGAATGTGGTGAGCCCCCCAAAAGCCCGACATTGCTCTCCAGCAACAACTGTACAGCAATAAAAAGCAACACCACGTAGTAAGTCCTGTCCTACCAGTAATACTACAGGATTCCGTTTGTCATTTCCCCATATCTATATTCTACCATCAAACCGATGAAGTCTTCATTCCGTGCTTCTTTCCCCAATTTGAAATTTATCACTATTTAACAAAGAAAACCCACTATGCTCACACAGAGGGAGGAAGAGAAAgagggaaggagagagagaaaaaggcACAAAATACACTGAGAGAGACACATAGAGACCATATGTACGCCCACGAGATCATCAAAAGGTAGGGAAACAGAATGCTTAGGGATAGCATATTGTATGGACTGTGTATTAGTGACTAGAAGGCTGTGTCCATACTGTTCCGCCTGGTACAATCCTAGTTAccggtttgtttacatttcat
This genomic window contains:
- the LOC118416731 gene encoding spore coat protein SP85-like isoform X4; amino-acid sequence: MCRIAVLVLLVTIWTTVVAGEQCRTYGGITTFSCPRPYGIDDNDDIYCCKSGTDCCDDCWDGDDTSSCSDHWGNAVSSALRLGIGAIIGIIVGCIVLIIIVIVACVLCCCACAKGSSQRNQPQAVQMAPAAQPVQYPPGQYPQYPPAQPPAYPQYPDGQPPAYPQNPAYPPKV
- the LOC118416731 gene encoding spore coat protein SP85-like isoform X3, which encodes MGRIAVSLVLLVTIWTTVVAGEQCRTYGGITTFSCPRPYGIDDNDDIYCCKSGTDCCDDCWDGDDTSSCSDHWGNAVSSALRLGIGAIIGIIVGCIVLIIIVIVACVLCCCACAKGSSQRNQPQAVQMAPAAQPVQYPPGQYPQYPPAQPPAYPQYPDGQPPAYPQNPAYPPKV
- the LOC118416731 gene encoding spore coat protein SP85-like isoform X1, producing MCRIAVLVLLVTIWTTVHAGQRCGSGFTSFNCPRPFPSFDDSDEKYCCEGNKCCDNCWKSIVDTSTCTGVNIGDVGDAFGKAVRLGIGAIIGIIVGCIVLIIIVIVACVLCCCACAKGSSQRNQPQPQAVQMAPAAQPVQYPPGQYPQYPPAQPPAYPQYPGGQPPAYPQNPAYPPKV
- the LOC118416731 gene encoding protein shisa-5-like isoform X2 — its product is MCRIAVLVLLVTIWTTVHAGQRCGSGFTSFNCPRPFPSFDDSDEKYCCEGNKCCDNCWKSIVDTSTCTGVNIGDVGDAFGKAVRLGIGAIIGIIVGCIVLIIIVIVACVLCCCACAKGSSQRNQPQAVQMAPAAQPVQYPPGQYPQYPPAQPPAYPQYPGGQPPAYPQNPAYPPKV
- the LOC118416207 gene encoding protein shisa-5-like, which encodes MWRVTTFLLGVFLLKVVAGEQCRAFGGLTTFNCPRPLIDDNDDIYCCDNDCCDDCWESDVDTSACTGHWGNVAGKALQLGIGAIIGIAVAVIVGIVIIIVACVCCCIYMSKQQSRPRAQGQQMVPVAHPAGQYPPPGGQYPPAGGQYPPPAYPQTAGPYPPLSDPAYPQDGGYAAAKI